The Desulfobaccales bacterium genome segment CCTGGTCCAGAGTAGCAGAATCACCGGGGAAAGGGGAAAAAAGTTGCCGGCTCCCCCACAGTTTTCATTCCTGCAGCCTGAGAAGGAAGGAAGGGGCCAAAGCAAGGGGGCGGAGTATTCCTCCGCCCCCTCTTCACCCCGCCATTTCCCGTTATTCGGGGGTCTGGGGAGATTACGGCTTGTAATACATCAGGCCCCGGGCGAAAGACCGCACCGCCTCCTCCAGGCGGCGTTGCTCCTCCGGGGGCATGGGGGTGAAGTTCCGGGCCGCGGCGAGAAGTTCCTCCACCTGGGAGATGTCGTCGGCGCCGATGACCACCACATCCACCGGCTGGCTGAGGGCATAGCGGACAAAGTCCCGGATGGGGGCCACTCCCAACTGCTCCACCAGGCCCCGGGCCAGGACCTTCATGCCGATGACCCCCAGCCCCCGCGCCCGGGCCTCCCCGGCCAAAGGAAGGAAGCTGCGGTCGGCGGGTTCCGCCGGGTTGACGGGCAATAGCACCGTGTCGAAGGGAAACAGATCCAGGGCCCGGCGCAAGATTCCCGGGTCATGGTGTCCCGTCACCCCGAGGAAACGGGCGTAGCCCCGCTCCTTGGCCCAGCGGAAGGCCTCCAGGGCCCCGCCGGGCGCGGTCAGGGCGGCCAGGTCCTGGGCGGTGCGCACATCGTGCACCTGCCAGAGGTCCAGATAATCCGTATCCAGGTGGCGCAGGGTGACGGCCAGGTGGTTTTCCGCTTCCTTGCGGCTGCGGCCGTGGGATTTGCTGGTGAGGAAGACCTCCCGCCGCCGCCCTTTGAGCCCCCGGCCCAGATAGGCTTCGCTGCCGGAGTAGGCCCGGGCCGACTCAAAATAGCGGATGCCGCCGGCAAAGGCGGCCTCTATCACCGCCTGGGCCTCCGCCTCATAACCGAAGGTGCGCAGCACCCCTTCGCCCCCCAGCCCCAGGCGGGTGACGCTCACCCCGGTGGAGCCCAACATGCACGTCGGCAGGGTCATGGCCGTCTCCTTTTCCTCTCCGGCAGATTTGAGGGGCGGCAATCCTCGGATCACGGGTCGCAGGCCCCGAAGAAGCCTTCCTGTGTCATAATAGTAAGAAGGAAACTGCGGATGTAAAGGCGGGCCGCCGCCGGCCGGCGGTGCCACCCGGCCCCTTAAGCCCCTGATGGAAAAACCGTCCCCCTACCCTGTCCTGACAGCGCTCCTGCCCCAGGTCCCCCGCAAGCCCGGCGTCTACCTGTTCAAGGACGCGGGTGGCCGGGTGCTGTATGTGGGGAAGGCCGCCAACCTGCGTCACCGCCTG includes the following:
- a CDS encoding aldo/keto reductase; translated protein: MTLPTCMLGSTGVSVTRLGLGGEGVLRTFGYEAEAQAVIEAAFAGGIRYFESARAYSGSEAYLGRGLKGRRREVFLTSKSHGRSRKEAENHLAVTLRHLDTDYLDLWQVHDVRTAQDLAALTAPGGALEAFRWAKERGYARFLGVTGHHDPGILRRALDLFPFDTVLLPVNPAEPADRSFLPLAGEARARGLGVIGMKVLARGLVEQLGVAPIRDFVRYALSQPVDVVVIGADDISQVEELLAAARNFTPMPPEEQRRLEEAVRSFARGLMYYKP